In Halobacteriovorax marinus SJ, the following proteins share a genomic window:
- a CDS encoding outer membrane beta-barrel protein yields MKNIKIISLFTFLVLSSNSFAGILVEPFIGYGIGSSEYTTGSLTADAKNTGPQFGARLGYTAFGFMGGLEYRKTSGSLSYDKHTGGGTWTNSGVDQDYSGTEIGAFLGYELPILLRAYVGYTFNTKWEFDKNGAWIGAANDELSGNTTTLGVGFTGLPFVSLNLEFRMIELDKYKDVSLGTETSTDFSSNEVVFGVSLPLDL; encoded by the coding sequence ATGAAAAATATCAAAATTATTTCCCTTTTTACATTTCTAGTTCTTTCATCGAATTCCTTTGCTGGAATTCTTGTTGAGCCATTCATTGGATATGGAATTGGAAGTTCAGAGTACACAACTGGATCTTTAACTGCTGATGCAAAAAATACTGGGCCACAATTTGGTGCAAGATTAGGCTATACGGCTTTTGGCTTTATGGGTGGTTTAGAGTATAGAAAGACGTCTGGTTCACTAAGCTACGACAAGCATACAGGTGGTGGAACGTGGACAAACAGTGGAGTCGATCAAGACTACTCTGGTACAGAAATTGGTGCATTCTTAGGTTATGAGCTTCCAATTCTTTTAAGGGCCTATGTTGGATATACTTTCAATACTAAGTGGGAGTTTGATAAGAATGGTGCTTGGATTGGTGCTGCGAATGACGAACTCAGTGGAAACACTACTACACTTGGTGTTGGCTTTACAGGTCTTCCTTTTGTTAGTTTAAATTTAGAATTTAGAATGATTGAATTAGATAAGTACAAAGATGTTAGTCTTGGTACAGAGACATCTACTGACTTCAGTTCAAATGAAGTTGTTTTTGGTGTATCTCTTCCACTTGATTTATAA